The following proteins are co-located in the Oncorhynchus gorbuscha isolate QuinsamMale2020 ecotype Even-year linkage group LG22, OgorEven_v1.0, whole genome shotgun sequence genome:
- the LOC124009871 gene encoding noelin-3-like, with product MSQSIEVLNLRTQRDFQYIMRMEGQFKGLRSKFRQVEADGKTQVNRNFQELKGKMETLQPLIPVLEQYKTDAQLIVQFKQEIRNLSMVLTAIQEEIGAYDSEELQQRVLSLESRLRNCRSRLTCGKLMKIAGPETVKTSGTRFGAWMTDPQASPTNNKVWYMDSYTNNKIVKEYKSIADFVSGVESRTYNLPFKWAGTNHVVHNGSLYYNKVQSNIVVCYCFETGRVVTQRALENAGFHNVYPYTWGGFSDIDLMADELGLWAVYATNQNAGNIVISQLNPETLQILGTWNTEYSKRNAGESFMICGTLYITNSHLTGAKVYYSYSTKTSSYEYTDIPFHNQYFHMSMLGYNARDRALYGWNNGHQVLFNVTLFHIIKTEDES from the exons atgtcccagtccattGAGGTACTGAACCTGCGGACTCAGAGAGACTTCCAGTACATCATGAGGATGGAGGGCCAGTTCAAAGGGCTAAGGTCAAAGTTCAGACAGGTAGAGGCCGACGGGAAGACACAGGTCAACAGAAACTTCCAG gagtTGAAGGGTAAGATGGAgaccctacagcctctgatcccGGTGTTGGAACAGTACAAGACAGATGCCCAGCTCATCGTCCAGTTTAAACAGGAGATCAGGAACCTCTCCATGGTGCTCACAGCCATCCAGGAGGAGATAGGAGCCTACGACTCTGAGGAACTACAACAGAGGGTCCTGAGTCTGGAGAGCAGGCTACGCAACTGCAGGAGCAGACTCA CCTGTGGTAAACTGATGAAGATCGCTGGACCGGAGACGGTGAAGACCTCTGGGACAAGGTTTGGAGCCTGGATGACAGATCCACAGGCCTCCCCTACAAACAAtaag GTCTGGTACATGGATAGCTACACCAACAACAAGATCGTCAAAGAGTACAAGTCCATAGCAGACTTTGTTTCCGGGGTCGAGTCTCGAACCTACAACCTGCCGTTCAAGTGGGCCGGGACCAACCACGTGGTGCACAACGGCTCTCTGTACTACAACAAGGTCCAGAGCAACATCGTGGTGTGTTACTGTTTCGAGACAGGGCGCGTTGTGACCCAGAGAGCCCTGGAGAACGCCGGCTTCCACAACGTCTACCCTTACACCTGGGGAGGCTTCTCCGACATAGACCTCATGGCCGACGAGCTGGGTCTGTGGGCCGTCTACGCCACCAATCAGAACGCCGGAAACATCGTCATCAGCCAGCTCAACCCGGAGACACTACAAATCCTCGGAACATGGAACACGGAATATTCCAAACGGAACGCGGGGGAGTCCTTTATGATCTGCGGAACACTCTACATCACTAACTCTCACCTGACTGGTGCTAAGGTTTACTACTCGTACTCCACCAAGACATCCAGCTATGAGTACACAGACATCCCCTTCCATAACCAGTACTTCCACATGTCCATGTTGGGCTACAACGCCAGGGACCGGGCTCTGTACGGCTGGAACAACGGACACCAGGTTCTGTTCAACGTCACGTTGTTCCACATCATCAAGACAGAGGATGAATCCTGA